A window from Oceanithermus desulfurans encodes these proteins:
- the glnA gene encoding type I glutamate--ammonia ligase, with protein MGRTKKDILQAMAEHDVRFLRLQFTDILGKNKNVEVPASQFEKALDGEMMFDGSSIEGFTRIEESDMLLKPDYNTFVIFPDEIEDASRGRVARLICDVTYPDGTPFEGDPRGVLKRQIERLKQLGFDSMSAGPEPEFFLFLRDEEGLPTIETHDQAGYFDLAPIDKGEEARRDMVNVLVDMGFEIEAAHHEVAPGQHEIDFKYADALETADNIATFKFVVKRVALLHGLHATFMPKPIAGINGSGMHTHLSIFKNGENAFYDPKAEYQLSRTALNFIAGLLAHAPGMVAITNPLVNSYKRLTPGYEAPTNIAWSASNRSAMIRIPARRGVGTRAELRMPDPSTNPYLALAVMLAAGLDGIEKDLLPPPSIQRNIFSMTVRERRRHKIKELPGTLREAIVALEKDEVIKEALGEHIYHHFIQAKRLEWEDYRITVHDWELDRYLSEY; from the coding sequence ATGGGACGGACGAAGAAGGATATCCTCCAAGCGATGGCCGAACACGACGTTCGGTTCCTGCGGCTCCAGTTCACCGACATTCTGGGCAAGAACAAGAACGTCGAGGTGCCGGCGTCGCAGTTTGAAAAGGCCCTGGACGGCGAGATGATGTTCGACGGTTCCTCGATCGAGGGGTTCACCCGCATCGAGGAGTCGGACATGCTCCTCAAGCCCGACTACAACACCTTCGTCATCTTTCCGGACGAGATCGAGGACGCCAGCCGCGGCCGCGTCGCCCGGCTGATCTGCGACGTCACCTACCCCGACGGCACCCCGTTCGAGGGCGATCCCCGCGGTGTCCTCAAGCGCCAGATCGAGCGGCTCAAACAGCTGGGCTTCGACAGCATGTCGGCCGGCCCCGAGCCCGAGTTCTTCCTCTTCCTGCGCGACGAGGAAGGGCTGCCCACGATCGAGACCCACGACCAGGCAGGCTACTTCGACCTCGCCCCGATCGACAAGGGCGAAGAGGCGCGGCGCGACATGGTCAACGTCCTGGTGGACATGGGATTCGAGATCGAAGCCGCCCACCACGAGGTCGCCCCGGGCCAGCACGAGATCGACTTCAAGTACGCCGACGCGCTCGAAACGGCCGACAACATCGCCACCTTCAAGTTCGTGGTCAAGCGGGTCGCGCTCCTGCACGGACTGCACGCCACCTTCATGCCCAAGCCGATCGCCGGCATCAACGGCTCGGGGATGCACACCCACCTCTCGATCTTCAAGAACGGCGAGAACGCCTTCTACGACCCCAAGGCCGAGTACCAGCTCTCGCGCACCGCGCTGAACTTCATCGCCGGCCTGCTGGCGCACGCCCCGGGGATGGTGGCCATCACCAACCCGCTGGTCAACTCCTACAAGCGGCTCACGCCCGGCTACGAGGCACCCACCAACATCGCCTGGTCCGCCTCGAACCGCAGCGCCATGATCCGCATCCCCGCGCGGCGCGGCGTAGGCACGCGGGCCGAGCTGCGCATGCCCGACCCCAGCACCAACCCCTACCTGGCGCTCGCCGTAATGCTCGCGGCCGGTCTCGACGGCATCGAGAAGGACCTGCTGCCGCCACCCTCGATCCAGCGCAACATCTTCTCGATGACGGTACGCGAACGCCGCCGCCACAAGATCAAGGAGCTGCCCGGGACCCTTCGCGAGGCCATCGTGGCCCTGGAAAAGGACGAGGTGATCAAGGAGGCGCTCGGCGAGCACATCTACCACCACTTCATCCAGGCCAAGCGGCTGGAGTGGGAGGACTACCGCATCACGGTCCACGACTGGGAGCTGGACCGCTACC